One window of the Runella slithyformis DSM 19594 genome contains the following:
- a CDS encoding tryptophan-rich sensory protein: MLSNYTFNFWLSLFVFAAHIIANLMVTKPNVELFTRLEKLTLFPPGWVFGIWFVIWILQSILFYKTYGSEFWSNSVTLLFILVCVGNLGSQYAGANNLGWLIYILLISCMLVCSVLFMEKTSSFYAMFSIAKSATQLYVGWASLAFLVGTGVILVTDQQVVSDKLYTMIGSIILVIVPIVIWSLWFKDKGDYRMVTIPYFLLYFAFTLRVMLRH; encoded by the coding sequence ATGTTAAGTAATTACACTTTTAACTTTTGGCTTTCATTATTTGTCTTTGCGGCGCATATAATAGCCAACTTAATGGTAACAAAACCGAATGTCGAGCTTTTTACTCGACTTGAAAAACTAACCCTATTTCCGCCGGGTTGGGTTTTCGGAATTTGGTTTGTTATTTGGATACTTCAATCAATTCTTTTCTATAAAACATATGGTTCAGAATTTTGGAGCAATTCAGTCACACTGCTTTTTATTTTAGTATGCGTAGGGAATTTAGGCTCACAGTATGCAGGAGCAAATAACCTTGGTTGGTTGATATACATTTTATTAATTAGTTGTATGCTTGTGTGTTCTGTTTTATTTATGGAGAAAACTTCTTCTTTTTATGCAATGTTTTCAATAGCAAAATCGGCCACTCAACTTTATGTTGGTTGGGCTTCTTTGGCATTTTTAGTTGGTACAGGTGTTATTTTGGTTACAGACCAACAGGTAGTCAGCGACAAATTATATACAATGATTGGTTCAATTATACTTGTAATAGTTCCAATAGTTATTTGGTCTTTATGGTTTAAAGACAAAGGAGATTATAGGATGGTTACTATTCCTTATTTTCTTTTGTACTTTGCATTCACGTTACGAGTAATGCTAAGACATTAA
- a CDS encoding TonB-dependent receptor, with translation MSAMKQILSLFALLFTMYSYGQERKTVSGYIKDASDGESLIGVSVYVREIGNGTVTNDYGYYALNLPTGTYTLVFNYIGYGKIEKKVELTTDLKLNIELKDESLKLQEVVIKTTKEDENVKNIEMSVNKVEMKTIRQMPALLGEVDLVRSIQLLPGVTSVGEGASGFNVRGGNIDQNLVLLDEAPVFNSSHLFGFFSVFNPDAIKDVKLVKGGIPAQYGGRISSILDVRLKEGNSKKREINGGIGTIFSRLSYEQPFAKGKGSFIVAGRRSYIDVLAKPFLSGDLKGARFYFYDLTAKANYRIDDKNTVYASAYFGRDVFGADFGFDWGNQTATARWNHIFNNKLFMNFTTFYSNYDYGIESDRNNTSKTGDKFKWNSNIQTWSLKPDFTYYLTPNNTVTFGGQYINYTSKPGTALAISSGESRNISIDPRYADESALYIGNEQKVNEWLSFQYGIRYSHFRNLGPGTNFEFQEIVKGERKIPVSEKKYETGVINEYGNWEPRFSAKIELSTSTSIKASYNRTAQYLHLLSNTAASSPLDVWTLSSKIIKPQIADQVALGWFQNFQDNAYEASVEVYYKALQNQIDYVRNSDLLLNKYLEGDLLFGNGRAYGTEFYVKKNRGKLTGWVSYTLARTERKIEGINNNGWFPARFDKTHNLSVVGLYQLNERWSFSTNFAFNTGTPASFPTNRFEWGGWAIPQNVNDSRNASRIPSYHRLDLGATLKSKKKLFGKGQGEWVFSVYNAYNRRNPFSTYVRQNEDNNLKTEAVRYSIIGSVVPAVTYNFKF, from the coding sequence ATGTCAGCTATGAAACAAATCTTATCACTTTTTGCCCTTCTTTTTACAATGTATAGTTACGGTCAGGAGCGCAAGACCGTCAGCGGATACATCAAAGATGCTTCCGACGGCGAAAGCCTGATCGGTGTGTCGGTGTACGTACGCGAAATCGGCAACGGAACCGTGACCAATGATTATGGCTATTATGCACTCAATTTGCCAACGGGTACGTATACGCTGGTTTTCAATTACATCGGCTACGGAAAGATCGAAAAAAAGGTAGAGCTTACCACCGACCTGAAGCTCAATATTGAGCTCAAAGATGAAAGCCTCAAATTGCAGGAAGTGGTAATTAAAACCACTAAAGAAGATGAAAATGTAAAAAACATCGAAATGTCGGTCAATAAGGTGGAAATGAAAACCATTCGCCAAATGCCCGCATTATTGGGTGAAGTAGACTTGGTACGCAGTATTCAGCTGTTGCCGGGCGTAACGAGCGTAGGGGAGGGGGCCAGCGGTTTTAACGTTCGCGGCGGCAATATTGACCAGAATTTGGTATTGCTGGACGAAGCGCCTGTGTTCAACTCTTCGCACTTATTCGGTTTTTTCTCGGTCTTTAACCCCGACGCCATCAAGGATGTTAAGTTGGTTAAAGGCGGAATTCCGGCGCAATATGGCGGACGGATTTCCTCGATTTTGGATGTACGCCTGAAAGAAGGAAATTCCAAAAAACGCGAAATCAACGGCGGAATCGGCACCATTTTTTCACGGCTGAGCTATGAGCAGCCTTTTGCCAAAGGAAAGGGTTCCTTTATTGTAGCGGGACGTCGTTCGTACATTGATGTGTTGGCCAAGCCTTTTTTGAGCGGTGATCTGAAAGGAGCCCGTTTTTATTTCTACGACCTGACGGCTAAGGCTAATTACCGCATCGACGACAAAAATACGGTCTATGCTTCAGCTTATTTTGGCCGCGATGTATTTGGTGCCGATTTTGGGTTTGATTGGGGAAACCAAACCGCTACGGCGCGTTGGAACCACATTTTCAATAATAAACTCTTCATGAATTTTACCACGTTTTACTCGAATTATGACTACGGAATAGAATCAGACCGTAATAATACAAGCAAAACAGGCGATAAATTTAAGTGGAATTCAAACATTCAAACGTGGAGCCTCAAGCCTGATTTTACGTACTACCTTACGCCCAACAATACCGTTACGTTTGGCGGTCAATACATCAATTATACCTCTAAGCCCGGAACGGCGCTGGCGATTTCGAGCGGAGAATCACGCAATATCAGCATTGATCCGCGCTATGCCGATGAATCCGCGCTTTATATTGGAAATGAACAAAAAGTCAATGAGTGGCTTTCGTTTCAGTACGGAATCCGCTATTCACATTTTAGAAATCTGGGGCCGGGAACCAATTTTGAATTTCAGGAAATTGTCAAAGGCGAACGAAAGATTCCCGTTTCCGAAAAGAAGTATGAAACCGGTGTGATCAATGAATACGGAAATTGGGAGCCGCGTTTTTCGGCTAAAATAGAGCTCTCAACAAGCACATCCATCAAGGCCAGCTACAACCGAACTGCGCAGTACCTGCATTTATTGTCCAATACCGCCGCCAGCTCACCACTGGATGTGTGGACGTTGAGTTCAAAGATCATTAAGCCGCAAATTGCCGATCAGGTGGCCTTGGGCTGGTTTCAAAACTTTCAGGACAATGCCTATGAAGCTTCGGTAGAGGTATACTATAAAGCTCTGCAAAACCAAATCGACTACGTGCGTAACTCCGATTTGTTACTCAATAAATACCTCGAAGGCGATCTGCTGTTTGGCAATGGTCGTGCCTATGGCACTGAGTTTTACGTAAAGAAAAATCGGGGAAAGCTGACGGGATGGGTAAGCTATACGCTGGCCCGAACCGAACGAAAAATAGAAGGCATCAACAATAACGGATGGTTTCCCGCCCGATTTGACAAAACACACAATCTCTCGGTGGTAGGATTGTATCAACTCAATGAGCGCTGGAGTTTTTCAACCAATTTTGCTTTCAATACGGGTACCCCGGCGTCGTTTCCTACCAATCGCTTTGAGTGGGGAGGTTGGGCGATCCCGCAAAATGTGAATGACTCGCGCAATGCATCCCGCATTCCGTCGTATCATCGTCTGGACTTGGGCGCTACGCTTAAATCAAAGAAAAAACTGTTTGGGAAAGGGCAGGGAGAATGGGTATTCAGTGTGTACAATGCCTACAATCGTCGCAATCCATTCTCGACCTATGTGCGTCAAAATGAGGATAATAACCTCAAAACCGAAGCCGTGCGGTATTCCATCATCGGCAGTGTGGTTCCGGCCGTAACCTATAATTTTAAATTTTAG
- a CDS encoding DUF4249 domain-containing protein gives MKKIFIQFLALSFTLGALTGCEDVIDLDIPSGESQLVVDGWVTNQATEHTIRLTQSAPYFDNSPANPVLNATVIVTDDKGKVFTFKDLKNNGTYVWKPASAQDTLGRIGGTYTLNVKFGTEEYSAVSKLNRVPKIDSMNYFFDKLPVAPSDGSPREGYKPEFYARDFVGAGDCYWVRSYRNGKYYNKAQNITTAFDGAFSPGANSDGLIFIQPIRQSVVPQTDFALEKDTVKVEVYSVSLAGYYFLNQVRIESTNGGLFATPPSNIFTNIENKNPNGRKALGFFGAAGVNTFQTIIDAKKARPKNG, from the coding sequence ATGAAAAAGATATTCATTCAATTTTTGGCTCTTTCATTTACCCTCGGCGCTTTGACGGGCTGCGAAGACGTAATTGATCTTGATATCCCTTCCGGAGAGTCGCAGTTGGTGGTCGACGGCTGGGTTACCAATCAAGCCACCGAACATACTATACGCCTGACTCAATCGGCTCCTTATTTTGACAACAGCCCGGCGAATCCGGTACTGAATGCGACCGTCATCGTCACCGATGACAAGGGGAAAGTTTTTACGTTTAAAGACCTTAAAAACAACGGTACTTATGTATGGAAACCCGCTTCAGCGCAGGATACCCTGGGGCGGATCGGCGGCACGTATACCCTCAATGTCAAATTCGGGACGGAAGAATACAGTGCCGTGAGCAAACTCAATCGTGTGCCGAAGATTGATTCCATGAATTATTTCTTTGATAAACTTCCCGTAGCACCTTCCGACGGCTCACCGAGAGAAGGCTACAAACCGGAATTCTACGCCCGTGATTTTGTGGGGGCCGGTGACTGTTATTGGGTCAGATCCTATCGCAACGGTAAGTATTACAACAAGGCACAGAATATCACCACGGCCTTTGACGGAGCCTTCAGCCCGGGAGCCAATAGCGACGGTCTTATTTTTATTCAGCCAATTCGGCAATCGGTGGTACCGCAAACAGATTTTGCCCTTGAGAAAGACACCGTTAAGGTGGAAGTATACAGTGTATCGCTGGCCGGGTATTATTTTCTGAATCAAGTACGCATTGAATCTACCAACGGCGGACTTTTTGCAACCCCACCGTCAAATATTTTCACCAATATCGAAAACAAAAATCCAAACGGCCGTAAGGCTCTCGGCTTTTTCGGAGCGGCAGGGGTAAATACTTTCCAAACCATTATTGACGCCAAAAAGGCCCGTCCCAAGAATGGCTGA
- a CDS encoding ATP-binding cassette domain-containing protein has translation MLISLQNAFVRRYDTVILSELNFQVLPGEQWAIVGENGSGKTTLLEVLAGKWPVWRGKLTHSYGDVLLSKVAELVPSDYSFNRIIASAAQYYQQRFHSFEAEIAPTVREVLTNQLKPVGTVDEHSVQLPVSDISEEELLKTARLLSIDHLLDRPFVTLSNGETRRMMLTRSLLKKPKLLLLDNPFAGLDVHSRDVLRTALKQLKDDRISVIFVTTSTEIPESVTNILTLKEGRITGVSAGGASFKDASENKAGPDFPVTAALPAESGPLKGDKAAAAAFQGFEWAVDLRNINVTYGSKKVLMNVNWKIRKGEKWALVGPNGSGKSTLLSLLTADNPQRFANDYDLFDLKRGGASMWDVKSKIGHVSPELHLYFPQETTVFKAIASGFFDATGVYFRKLTEEQIQRTQVVAEWLNVSAFIEKPFKNISKGQQRLVLLARALVKNPPLLILDEPCQGLDFAAVEHFKEVVDAICDTPERTLIYVSHYAHEIPSCVTQTLRLEDGKVV, from the coding sequence ATGCTTATTTCACTCCAAAATGCATTTGTGCGTCGGTACGATACGGTCATCCTTTCTGAGTTGAACTTCCAAGTGCTTCCCGGCGAACAATGGGCGATCGTGGGCGAAAACGGCAGCGGGAAAACCACACTGCTGGAAGTGCTGGCGGGAAAATGGCCCGTTTGGCGCGGAAAGCTTACGCATTCGTACGGCGATGTGCTGCTTTCAAAAGTGGCCGAGTTGGTGCCATCCGACTACTCATTTAACCGAATCATTGCGTCAGCTGCGCAGTATTACCAACAGCGTTTTCACAGCTTTGAAGCCGAAATAGCGCCAACGGTCCGCGAGGTGTTGACCAACCAACTCAAACCCGTCGGGACGGTGGATGAGCATTCAGTACAACTGCCTGTATCCGATATTTCGGAAGAAGAATTGCTGAAAACCGCCCGACTGCTTTCCATTGACCATCTGCTCGACCGTCCTTTTGTCACCCTTTCCAACGGCGAAACCCGCCGGATGATGCTCACGCGGTCGCTGCTCAAAAAACCGAAACTGCTGTTATTGGATAATCCTTTTGCGGGCCTGGATGTCCACTCACGCGATGTGCTGCGCACCGCCCTGAAGCAACTAAAAGACGACAGAATCTCGGTAATCTTTGTCACAACGTCGACAGAAATCCCTGAAAGTGTGACAAATATATTGACCCTGAAAGAAGGGAGAATAACGGGGGTGAGTGCAGGCGGCGCTTCTTTTAAAGATGCCTCCGAAAATAAGGCGGGCCCGGATTTTCCGGTAACCGCCGCGCTGCCGGCAGAATCGGGACCTCTAAAGGGTGATAAAGCCGCCGCAGCAGCCTTTCAGGGCTTTGAATGGGCCGTTGATCTGCGAAACATCAACGTGACCTATGGGAGCAAAAAGGTATTGATGAACGTCAACTGGAAAATCCGTAAAGGCGAAAAATGGGCGTTGGTGGGGCCCAACGGATCGGGCAAATCTACGTTATTGAGCCTGCTCACGGCCGATAACCCTCAGCGTTTTGCCAATGACTATGATCTTTTTGACCTCAAGCGCGGCGGGGCTTCGATGTGGGATGTAAAAAGCAAAATAGGCCACGTTTCACCCGAACTGCACTTGTATTTTCCGCAGGAAACCACCGTTTTTAAGGCCATAGCCTCCGGATTCTTTGATGCGACAGGCGTGTATTTCAGAAAATTGACGGAAGAGCAAATTCAGCGTACGCAGGTTGTTGCGGAATGGCTTAATGTAAGCGCATTTATTGAAAAGCCATTTAAGAATATCTCTAAGGGCCAACAGCGCCTCGTTTTGTTGGCACGGGCTTTGGTCAAAAATCCGCCCCTATTAATTTTAGACGAGCCCTGTCAGGGATTGGATTTTGCGGCAGTCGAACATTTCAAAGAAGTCGTTGATGCTATTTGTGATACGCCCGAACGTACGCTCATTTACGTGTCGCACTACGCTCACGAAATCCCGAGCTGCGTCACCCAAACCCTGCGTCTGGAAGACGGTAAGGTCGTATAG
- a CDS encoding acyl-CoA dehydrogenase family protein gives MEPIFATDRTRELLPKIKAFIEQELYPLETPEYLAHDFSHVEPILQQKRQLVREAGLWGLHLPEEDGGLNLTLCEFGQISEVLASSPFGHFVFNTQAPDIGNTELMHKYAPQHLKERYLKPLMNGEIRSCFSMTEPEFAGSNPTRMGTTAVKDGDEYVINGHKWFTSSADGAAFAVVMAVTNPEAAPHKRASQILVPMETPGVKLVRNIPIMGHAGDSWASHAEMLYEDVRVPQANLIGAEGTGFLLAQERLGPGRIHHCMRFIGIAERSFDLMCRYAVSRELEEGKVLGDTQFIQGFIAESRAEIDAARLLVLRTAHNIDQFGAASVRDEISMIKFFTANMMLRVIDRSIQTHGGLGMTSDILLSYWYTHERAARIYDGADEVHKSALARSILKGYGLDVRRKK, from the coding sequence ATGGAACCAATCTTTGCCACCGATCGCACTCGGGAGTTATTGCCGAAAATCAAAGCATTTATCGAGCAGGAACTGTATCCGCTCGAAACCCCCGAATACCTCGCCCATGATTTCTCACACGTCGAGCCCATTTTACAGCAAAAACGCCAACTCGTCAGAGAGGCCGGGCTGTGGGGTTTGCACTTGCCCGAAGAAGACGGCGGGCTCAACCTGACCCTGTGTGAATTTGGACAAATCAGCGAAGTATTGGCAAGTTCGCCGTTTGGCCATTTTGTATTTAACACGCAGGCTCCCGACATCGGTAACACTGAGCTGATGCACAAATATGCGCCCCAACACCTCAAAGAGCGTTATTTAAAGCCGTTGATGAATGGCGAGATCCGGAGCTGTTTCAGCATGACGGAACCCGAATTTGCGGGCTCTAACCCTACCCGCATGGGAACAACCGCCGTGAAAGACGGCGACGAGTATGTCATCAACGGGCATAAATGGTTTACGAGTTCTGCGGATGGGGCTGCGTTTGCCGTGGTGATGGCCGTGACCAACCCGGAGGCCGCTCCGCACAAACGCGCCAGCCAGATCTTGGTGCCGATGGAAACCCCCGGCGTGAAATTGGTGCGTAACATTCCCATCATGGGCCACGCGGGCGACAGTTGGGCGAGTCATGCGGAGATGCTGTATGAAGACGTGCGTGTACCGCAGGCGAATCTTATCGGTGCGGAAGGAACGGGTTTTCTGTTGGCGCAGGAACGCCTCGGCCCGGGACGAATCCACCACTGTATGCGGTTTATCGGTATTGCCGAGCGCAGCTTTGACCTGATGTGCCGCTATGCGGTCAGTCGGGAATTGGAAGAAGGGAAAGTGCTGGGCGATACGCAGTTCATTCAGGGGTTCATTGCCGAAAGTCGGGCGGAAATAGATGCGGCAAGATTACTGGTCCTGCGTACGGCGCACAACATCGACCAATTCGGTGCGGCATCGGTGCGGGATGAGATTTCGATGATCAAGTTTTTTACGGCCAATATGATGCTGCGCGTCATTGACCGATCCATCCAAACCCACGGCGGACTGGGCATGACCAGTGATATTTTACTGTCGTATTGGTACACCCACGAGCGGGCAGCCCGCATTTACGACGGTGCCGATGAAGTACACAAATCAGCCCTGGCGCGAAGTATTCTGAAAGGATACGGTCTGGATGTACGAAGAAAGAAATAA
- a CDS encoding SIMPL domain-containing protein, which yields MKRFVISALLLAASASIFAQTTPVEKDPIKKIEVTGTAELEVVPDELYFTISLKEYFKDEKNQKDKVTLETLEKQLIEAVKSAGLPKENLSVSGVTGYREWTGKKKPQHFLAGKQFQLKLSNANNINDLMAKVDDRGVEYVNMSRVEHSKKEEFRRQVKVNALKAAKEKAGYLLESIGEKLGEVLEIHEIEEGNVYPMYKQAQYNVRMMAADAAPESSEGLEYQKIKYSYRMNATFRIK from the coding sequence ATGAAACGATTCGTAATAAGTGCCCTGCTGCTTGCCGCAAGTGCCTCCATCTTTGCCCAAACAACCCCCGTGGAAAAAGACCCCATCAAAAAAATCGAAGTGACGGGTACCGCCGAACTGGAGGTCGTGCCCGATGAACTGTATTTTACCATTTCGTTGAAAGAGTATTTCAAAGACGAAAAAAACCAAAAAGACAAAGTCACGCTCGAAACCCTCGAAAAGCAGCTCATTGAAGCCGTAAAAAGCGCGGGACTGCCCAAGGAAAACCTCAGTGTCAGCGGGGTAACGGGCTACCGCGAATGGACGGGTAAGAAGAAACCGCAGCACTTTCTGGCCGGAAAACAGTTTCAACTCAAACTTTCCAATGCCAACAACATCAACGATCTAATGGCTAAAGTCGACGATCGCGGTGTCGAATACGTCAACATGAGCCGCGTGGAGCATTCCAAAAAAGAAGAATTTCGTCGTCAGGTTAAAGTCAACGCGCTCAAAGCCGCCAAAGAAAAAGCAGGTTATTTGCTGGAATCCATCGGCGAGAAATTGGGCGAAGTCCTTGAAATCCACGAGATCGAAGAGGGCAACGTCTATCCGATGTATAAACAGGCGCAATACAATGTACGCATGATGGCCGCTGATGCCGCGCCCGAAAGCAGTGAAGGGCTGGAATACCAAAAAATCAAGTACAGCTACCGCATGAACGCCACGTTCAGGATCAAATAG
- a CDS encoding family 10 glycosylhydrolase encodes MKNLLFLFLVSFSLFAQPKREFRGVWIANVGNVDWPSQKGLSAAQQQQELIDLLDMIQRRGLNAVFFQIRNACDAVYESKLEPWSEWLTGQQGQSPGYDPLAFMIRECRKRNIEIHAWMNPYRAVTDIRKASLAPNHVAKLRPDVLLSYGPLRILDPGRPEVRSFVTRVVMDVIRRYDVDGIHFDDYFYPYPQTGVPLNDNTTFADYNRGITNRADWRRDNVNLLIEAVADSIRRVKPWVKFGVSPFGIWKNRSSSAEGSNSRGFEAYSGNFADARKWIQEGWVDYIAPQVYWSMGNGSANYTHLVPWWSENVSEQHLYIGHGVYKVNSDANWRRPQEVSNQIRYNRTFPNVQGSILFSAKTLRNNPNQLCDILCQEVYQLPALVPTMPWKNTTPPPAAEELDAQLNDNNTITLTWSYPHTPMSERDKARYFVVYRSINKASIDLRTGLSIRATVVNMEGKKTFTFTDTQVTPGTKYNYTVSAFNRLHNESKPTDVVSISTTQRAVEVVEEAPKPILPLASQLYAPIAPNEEPTEAVAATDDDEKEEAEPETQAAESEELLEVFPNPFNQQIDIRYRLTEATEVSLYVYDSHGTRVGALVVNKLQQVGTYSVKFNGQFLSEGAYYARLMAGPVQKTVKMVLKR; translated from the coding sequence TTGAAAAATCTTCTATTTCTCTTTTTGGTCAGTTTTTCCCTTTTCGCCCAGCCCAAACGCGAATTCAGGGGGGTGTGGATCGCCAATGTCGGCAATGTGGATTGGCCTTCACAGAAAGGGCTGTCGGCCGCGCAGCAGCAGCAGGAATTGATCGATCTCTTGGATATGATTCAGCGACGCGGCCTCAACGCCGTGTTTTTTCAGATACGAAATGCCTGCGATGCCGTCTATGAAAGCAAGCTGGAGCCCTGGTCGGAGTGGCTCACCGGACAGCAGGGGCAATCGCCGGGCTATGACCCACTGGCGTTTATGATTCGTGAATGCCGCAAACGAAATATTGAGATTCACGCCTGGATGAACCCCTACCGTGCCGTGACAGATATTCGTAAGGCCTCCCTCGCCCCCAATCACGTCGCCAAATTACGCCCGGATGTATTGCTTTCTTACGGCCCGTTGCGCATTCTGGACCCCGGCCGCCCGGAAGTGCGGTCGTTTGTGACGCGTGTGGTCATGGACGTTATTCGCCGCTACGACGTGGACGGCATTCACTTTGATGATTATTTTTATCCCTATCCGCAAACGGGCGTGCCACTCAATGACAATACCACCTTTGCCGATTACAACCGAGGCATCACCAACCGTGCCGACTGGCGTCGAGACAATGTCAATCTGCTCATTGAGGCCGTTGCTGACAGTATTCGCCGGGTAAAGCCCTGGGTCAAATTCGGGGTATCTCCCTTTGGGATCTGGAAAAACCGCAGCAGTTCGGCCGAAGGCTCCAATTCACGCGGTTTTGAGGCCTATTCGGGCAATTTTGCCGATGCGCGCAAATGGATACAGGAAGGTTGGGTAGACTACATTGCCCCGCAGGTATATTGGAGCATGGGCAACGGTTCGGCCAACTACACACATTTAGTGCCTTGGTGGAGTGAAAATGTATCGGAGCAACACCTTTACATCGGTCACGGCGTGTACAAGGTCAACAGCGATGCCAACTGGCGCAGGCCCCAGGAGGTTTCCAATCAGATACGCTATAACCGAACCTTCCCCAATGTGCAGGGAAGCATTCTTTTTAGCGCCAAGACCCTCCGCAACAACCCGAATCAACTCTGTGACATTCTGTGTCAGGAAGTGTATCAATTGCCCGCGCTGGTACCGACCATGCCCTGGAAAAACACCACACCTCCGCCGGCAGCGGAAGAACTCGACGCGCAATTGAACGATAATAACACCATTACGCTGACGTGGTCTTATCCGCACACGCCCATGTCAGAGCGCGATAAAGCCCGTTATTTTGTGGTGTATCGCAGCATCAATAAAGCCTCCATCGACCTGCGGACGGGGCTGTCGATCCGGGCGACCGTGGTGAACATGGAGGGCAAAAAAACGTTTACATTTACCGACACGCAAGTCACGCCGGGCACAAAATACAATTACACCGTCAGCGCGTTCAATCGTCTGCATAATGAAAGTAAACCCACGGACGTGGTAAGCATTTCTACCACACAGCGGGCCGTGGAAGTGGTGGAAGAAGCGCCCAAACCGATTCTGCCGTTGGCTTCGCAATTATATGCCCCCATTGCGCCTAATGAAGAACCGACGGAAGCCGTTGCAGCCACAGACGACGACGAAAAGGAAGAAGCCGAGCCCGAAACGCAGGCCGCAGAATCCGAAGAATTATTGGAAGTGTTCCCCAATCCGTTCAACCAACAGATAGACATTCGGTACCGACTCACGGAAGCCACGGAGGTATCGCTGTACGTCTATGATTCTCACGGTACCCGTGTGGGGGCATTGGTTGTCAATAAACTCCAACAGGTGGGCACCTATTCTGTCAAATTTAACGGCCAATTCCTGAGTGAAGGCGCGTATTACGCCCGTCTGATGGCAGGGCCTGTGCAAAAAACCGTGAAGATGGTGTTGAAACGTTAG